A window of the Sandaracinaceae bacterium genome harbors these coding sequences:
- a CDS encoding four helix bundle protein has translation MTIPYASTALDLMMNLLPHIHALVVEVRVHDKFLADELFRAAKSVALNLSEADGVRKGHRKERIGTAAGSCAEAITAVRMARAFGFCDGQKADFVVAGLTRVAQMTHRRLYRAG, from the coding sequence ATGACCATCCCCTACGCAAGCACCGCACTCGACCTCATGATGAACCTCCTGCCGCACATCCACGCGCTGGTGGTCGAGGTCCGAGTGCACGACAAGTTTCTCGCCGATGAGCTGTTCCGCGCCGCCAAGTCGGTCGCGCTCAATCTCTCTGAGGCGGACGGAGTCCGGAAGGGACACCGGAAGGAGAGGATCGGCACCGCCGCCGGCTCTTGCGCCGAGGCGATCACCGCGGTGCGAATGGCGCGCGCCTTCGGGTTCTGTGACGGCCAGAAGGCCGACTTCGTCGTCGCCGGGCTGACCCGGGTCGCCCAGATGACGCATCGGAGGCTCTACAGGGCTGGGTGA